From a region of the Paenibacillus sp. FSL R10-2734 genome:
- a CDS encoding acyl-ACP thioesterase domain-containing protein, whose translation MENNTNLVWIEQFSVHASDTDYRSKGKLSFILDIMQCAADFAVGKLGISMEEILNAGMGWMMITLDLEFKRIPHPNDQLSVRTWSKGTKGALWQRDYRIFDGDDLEIATARTIWALVDIEKRKILRPNALPVEVKHYSGDSVGDMPVKVTLPSDITMEEAYRYQVRYSGLDSNGHLNNARCGDLCCDALPLTDWERTLKRFRITYIQEATYDEELRIMVSSETKEGFYIRGIHGDKVYFEAVLDMGYEEL comes from the coding sequence ATGGAGAACAATACTAATCTTGTGTGGATAGAGCAATTTTCTGTTCATGCGAGTGATACGGATTATCGATCGAAGGGCAAGTTATCCTTTATTCTGGATATTATGCAATGCGCGGCGGACTTCGCAGTGGGTAAGTTGGGGATAAGTATGGAAGAGATTTTGAATGCAGGAATGGGCTGGATGATGATTACGCTCGATCTTGAATTTAAACGTATTCCTCACCCCAATGATCAGCTTAGTGTTCGTACCTGGAGTAAAGGAACAAAAGGGGCGCTATGGCAGCGCGATTATCGTATTTTTGATGGAGATGATCTAGAGATCGCTACAGCCCGCACAATTTGGGCACTGGTGGATATTGAGAAGAGAAAAATCCTTCGACCTAATGCTCTCCCTGTTGAGGTTAAGCATTACAGCGGTGATTCAGTAGGGGATATGCCTGTTAAGGTAACGCTCCCTTCTGATATCACTATGGAGGAAGCTTATCGATACCAGGTAAGATATAGTGGGCTGGATAGCAACGGACATTTGAATAATGCCCGGTGTGGGGATTTGTGTTGCGATGCGCTTCCGCTGACAGATTGGGAGAGAACACTAAAGCGTTTTAGGATTACCTATATACAAGAAGCTACTTATGATGAAGAGCTACGAATTATGGTTTCCTCTGAAACGAAAGAAGGCTTTTATATAAGAGGGATTCATGGGGATAAGGTGTACTTCGAAGCCGTCCTAGATATGGGATATGAAGAATTATAG